In the genome of Candidatus Omnitrophota bacterium, one region contains:
- a CDS encoding SDR family oxidoreductase: MFFNKKVLVTGGAGFIGSHIVDALVKNNCQVRVLDNFSSGKLDNLSGVSGKVKIIKGDICDRDTCRKAVSGVDVVFHQAALRSVPKSMKNPDVYNKVNIGGILNMLEASRENNVKAFVFASSSSVYGDVSKFPEKESFFPGPISPYALSKLAGEYYCKIFSLHYGVPAVSLRYFNVFGPRQSLDDEYAVVVPKFIDCLLRDNAMPIYGTGRQSRDFTFVANAVQANLLAASCALKGKVKSGVFNVAGGRDYSVLELASILNKILGKKIKPVFLPKRQGDVFRTKADLTLSKKLLGFKPQVNFTEGLKITVEYFQLSAVSLQPSAKNKDNNKNGNTKV, encoded by the coding sequence ATGTTTTTTAATAAGAAAGTACTGGTTACTGGTGGCGCCGGGTTTATCGGCTCGCACATTGTTGATGCGCTTGTAAAAAATAATTGCCAAGTGCGGGTTTTGGATAATTTCTCAAGCGGCAAGCTTGATAATTTGTCCGGGGTATCCGGTAAAGTTAAGATAATAAAAGGCGATATTTGCGATAGAGATACCTGCCGCAAGGCTGTTTCAGGGGTAGATGTGGTTTTTCATCAGGCGGCTTTGAGAAGCGTGCCTAAGTCCATGAAGAATCCTGATGTGTATAATAAGGTAAATATAGGCGGGATTCTTAATATGTTAGAGGCTTCACGGGAAAACAACGTGAAAGCGTTTGTTTTTGCCTCTTCAAGCTCTGTGTATGGCGATGTCAGCAAGTTTCCAGAGAAGGAATCTTTTTTCCCCGGGCCTATTTCGCCTTATGCATTAAGTAAGCTTGCAGGGGAATATTATTGCAAGATTTTTAGTTTGCATTATGGGGTGCCGGCGGTATCTTTACGCTATTTTAATGTTTTTGGGCCCCGGCAGTCGCTTGATGATGAATACGCGGTAGTAGTGCCAAAATTCATTGACTGTCTTTTGCGTGATAACGCTATGCCAATTTATGGCACCGGCAGGCAATCGCGGGATTTTACTTTTGTGGCCAATGCGGTCCAAGCTAATTTATTGGCCGCAAGTTGCGCCTTAAAGGGGAAAGTTAAATCCGGAGTTTTTAATGTGGCAGGGGGCAGGGATTATTCTGTTTTAGAGTTAGCCAGTATTCTTAATAAAATACTTGGCAAAAAGATAAAACCTGTATTTTTGCCCAAACGCCAAGGCGATGTTTTTCGCACTAAAGCAGATTTGACATTGAGCAAGAAGTTACTGGGTTTTAAGCCGCAAGTCAATTTCACGGAGGGGTTAAAAATAACGGTAGAATATTTTCAGCTATCAGCCGTCAGCCTTCAGCCGTCAGCTAAAAACAAAGACAATAATAAAAATGGAAATACAAAAGTTTAA
- a CDS encoding tetratricopeptide repeat protein, producing the protein MRKKQALLSFAIAWFALTILPVSNIFPQGNIFAERFLYIPSLGFCILMAVVFSYFPKRPLVTCLFYCWIISMGRLTWERNIVWKNDLNLWIDTVSKVPNSPRAHLNLAEQYFLYGKTNEAILELDTAIKILPNYKQAYNGLGLVLYKTGDINAAIAAYQKAIAIDPKYNEAYNNMAAALIENKQYKEAINALEIAINYNPYLTFAYYNLGQAYDKLGIPDKAIAAYEKFIAIKPEYAVIYADMGRLYYQEGNTKKAKECCLKALELAPGHMPAQEIIDKIRD; encoded by the coding sequence TTGCGTAAGAAACAGGCGCTGTTATCATTTGCCATCGCATGGTTTGCATTAACCATCCTGCCGGTAAGTAATATTTTCCCCCAGGGAAATATCTTTGCAGAGCGTTTCCTCTATATCCCATCACTTGGATTTTGCATCCTAATGGCAGTTGTTTTCTCTTATTTTCCAAAGAGGCCTCTGGTAACCTGTTTGTTTTACTGCTGGATAATAAGTATGGGCCGCTTAACATGGGAAAGAAATATCGTTTGGAAAAATGATTTAAATTTGTGGATAGATACTGTTTCCAAAGTACCCAATAGCCCCAGGGCACATCTAAATCTTGCCGAACAATATTTTCTATATGGAAAAACAAATGAAGCAATATTAGAATTGGATACTGCAATAAAGATTTTACCTAATTATAAACAAGCCTATAACGGCTTAGGCCTTGTATTGTATAAGACAGGCGATATAAATGCAGCTATTGCTGCCTACCAAAAAGCCATAGCTATTGATCCTAAATATAACGAAGCCTACAACAATATGGCGGCGGCATTAATCGAAAATAAACAATACAAAGAAGCTATAAACGCCCTAGAAATTGCCATAAACTATAATCCCTATTTAACTTTTGCTTATTACAATCTGGGACAAGCATATGACAAATTAGGAATACCGGATAAGGCAATTGCTGCTTACGAAAAGTTTATTGCAATAAAGCCTGAATACGCAGTAATATATGCGGATATGGGCAGGCTTTATTACCAAGAAGGCAATACTAAAAAAGCTAAAGAATGCTGCCTTAAAGCGCTTGAGCTTGCTCCGGGACACATGCCAGCGCAAGAAATAATAGATAAAATCAGGGATTAG
- a CDS encoding YfhO family protein, which produces MKNRATLFYLLSIFIITIAPFAVILSGKPDFVIGIANHDVAELEIPLRSLQFSYLLKGIITQWNPYLFSGIPAAVDCAFYPLNIVHLFLNIPTAINLLIMAHLFLGALFMFFFLKKITKEDFSAFIGALIFSLSSIFITRIFAGHLSVLINLAWLPCLFLLTEKSITNRKAIYYLLLTLVWAISIIGGHIQFSFITAFGIFIYTINLLIKEKTSGKLNALLRVFLIPLAFGIGIAAFKIFLLKEQSTDSLRIDNNLWNFSFSMPPENIAGLFSPGFFGWPQEIYWGKWNPWESSIYIGMLPLFLTFFAFANKDRHARIMGIISIVSLILAMGPYLPFYSKIFKYLLGVNIFRSQGRFLCLTAFSLSTLASIGCKKLLETPEDSVHKVKTKLYIIFIAMVAIISFFLVISLKYTSWHEMWRILNTYEKLSSAFSDNIHCFFNFIWGRDIFQESLTRSVILSILSLSAIILLLRKSVPRYFTKTLFSILILVDLLAFSSKYYKVFSYRDLRAPQEAFNFLKKNTGQNRILVLDGINLNSGMLSNIPSMGGYYTLLPKHYNRFINFTQNQDLDSPLALDNIQKFPPLFALVNLKYIISSKPDLKGLTKTYSSGPLNIFETNYKLPKAFIAHKAIVKDTTEEILNALNTTGFNFRETVIIEKTIPEMNTLKESLSPETLPEIVSYDADKIIIKASLHEPGILVLCDNYNPNWQAQVNGIPAKVFPVDYILRAVFLPKGEHTVIFTYKPLSFRIGISISALFLIIWIITLARIILCEKKH; this is translated from the coding sequence ATGAAAAACCGAGCAACTCTCTTTTATCTGCTAAGTATTTTCATAATTACAATTGCACCTTTTGCCGTTATTCTCTCTGGGAAACCTGATTTTGTTATTGGCATAGCTAATCATGATGTAGCTGAATTAGAGATCCCCTTACGCAGCCTGCAATTTAGCTACCTCTTAAAAGGCATTATCACGCAATGGAACCCCTATTTATTTTCTGGCATCCCAGCTGCTGTAGACTGCGCCTTCTACCCACTTAATATAGTACATCTTTTTTTAAATATCCCCACAGCCATAAACCTGTTAATAATGGCCCATTTATTTCTTGGGGCCTTATTTATGTTTTTCTTCCTTAAGAAAATCACAAAGGAAGACTTCTCTGCTTTTATTGGGGCGCTTATTTTCTCACTTTCCTCTATTTTCATTACCCGCATCTTTGCTGGCCACTTATCAGTACTTATCAATTTAGCATGGTTACCCTGTTTATTTTTATTAACCGAGAAATCAATCACAAATAGAAAAGCTATTTATTATTTACTGTTGACATTGGTATGGGCAATAAGTATTATTGGAGGACATATACAATTTAGCTTTATAACCGCTTTTGGAATTTTTATCTACACAATCAACCTGCTTATTAAAGAAAAAACGTCCGGAAAACTTAATGCGCTCTTAAGAGTATTTCTCATACCACTTGCGTTTGGAATAGGAATTGCTGCTTTTAAAATATTTCTTCTTAAAGAGCAATCAACTGACTCCCTGCGAATAGATAACAACTTGTGGAATTTTTCTTTCAGTATGCCTCCAGAGAATATCGCCGGCCTGTTTTCTCCGGGGTTCTTTGGCTGGCCCCAAGAAATATACTGGGGCAAATGGAATCCATGGGAAAGCTCTATATATATAGGTATGCTTCCTCTTTTTCTTACTTTCTTTGCCTTTGCTAATAAAGATAGGCATGCCCGAATTATGGGTATTATCTCTATTGTATCCCTGATATTAGCCATGGGGCCGTATTTGCCTTTTTACTCCAAGATATTTAAATACCTTTTAGGTGTAAACATATTCCGCTCACAAGGAAGATTCCTTTGTTTAACCGCGTTCTCATTATCCACTTTAGCATCCATTGGATGTAAAAAACTTCTTGAGACACCTGAAGATTCGGTACACAAAGTAAAAACTAAGCTTTATATTATCTTTATCGCCATGGTTGCGATTATTTCTTTTTTCCTTGTCATAAGTTTAAAATACACATCATGGCATGAGATGTGGAGAATATTAAATACTTACGAGAAACTCTCCAGCGCCTTTAGCGATAACATCCACTGCTTTTTCAATTTTATCTGGGGCAGAGACATTTTTCAGGAAAGTCTAACCCGAAGCGTTATATTAAGTATACTATCGTTGAGTGCGATAATTCTTCTCTTACGCAAAAGCGTACCAAGATACTTTACAAAAACCCTTTTTAGTATTCTTATTCTTGTTGATCTGTTAGCTTTTTCCTCTAAATATTACAAAGTTTTCTCTTACCGAGATTTACGCGCTCCACAAGAAGCGTTTAATTTCTTAAAGAAGAATACCGGACAGAACCGGATATTAGTTCTAGACGGAATAAATCTTAATTCCGGCATGCTTAGCAATATACCCAGCATGGGGGGATATTACACTCTTCTTCCCAAGCACTATAACCGCTTTATTAATTTTACTCAAAATCAGGATTTAGATTCACCTCTTGCTCTAGACAATATCCAAAAGTTTCCACCTCTTTTTGCTCTTGTCAACCTTAAATACATCATAAGCTCTAAACCGGATTTAAAAGGATTGACTAAAACTTACTCATCGGGTCCGTTAAACATATTTGAGACAAATTATAAACTACCTAAGGCATTTATCGCGCATAAAGCAATTGTCAAAGATACTACAGAAGAGATCTTAAACGCGCTTAATACTACCGGGTTTAATTTTAGAGAAACGGTGATCATAGAAAAAACTATTCCCGAAATGAATACGCTAAAGGAAAGCCTCTCCCCTGAAACGCTTCCAGAAATTGTTTCTTACGATGCGGATAAAATCATTATAAAGGCAAGCCTCCATGAACCGGGAATTCTTGTTTTATGCGACAACTATAACCCAAACTGGCAAGCTCAAGTAAACGGTATTCCCGCTAAAGTATTCCCAGTAGATTACATTTTGCGCGCGGTTTTCCTCCCAAAAGGAGAACATACGGTCATTTTTACATATAAACCATTGTCTTTTAGAATCGGAATATCTATTTCTGCTCTATTCTTAATAATCTGGATTATTACCTTAGCAAGGATTATTTTATGCGAAAAAAAGCATTAA
- a CDS encoding prepilin-type N-terminal cleavage/methylation domain-containing protein, translated as MRFRGFTLVEIMVVVAIIALLATISIPSLLRTRLMANESKAISGLRSIATGAESYRAAQVSPSYPAALTDLIGSVPPFVTGFTSATKSGYVFDVACGSDPVNTFSATARPDAYGITGIRYFCIDHTGIMRGATASVFTAGTTCTNTAKQLGQ; from the coding sequence GTGAGATTTCGCGGTTTTACCTTAGTAGAGATTATGGTTGTGGTTGCTATCATTGCCTTATTAGCTACGATTTCCATACCTTCTTTATTAAGGACCAGGCTTATGGCTAATGAATCTAAGGCTATTTCTGGTTTAAGATCAATCGCTACGGGTGCGGAATCCTACAGAGCAGCGCAGGTTTCTCCTTCATATCCTGCGGCATTGACTGATTTAATAGGAAGCGTTCCTCCCTTTGTTACCGGTTTTACAAGCGCTACTAAATCCGGTTATGTTTTTGATGTTGCTTGTGGGAGTGATCCGGTAAATACATTTAGCGCTACTGCTAGACCGGATGCCTATGGGATAACCGGCATCAGGTATTTTTGTATTGATCATACCGGAATTATGAGAGGCGCTACCGCTAGCGTTTTTACAGCTGGGACAACTTGCACAAATACTGCTAAGCAATTAGGCCAGTAA
- a CDS encoding prepilin-type N-terminal cleavage/methylation domain-containing protein produces the protein MNRKGFTLVEIMIVVAIIALLATIAIPGLLRTRLTANESNAIAGLRAVATAAETYRTAQVSPVYPPNLAALTGANPAFITGFVGTTKNGYVYAVTAGTDAINTFTATADPSTPGTTGNRYFCIDHTGIMRGSTAGAVATTGDVCSTAAAQVGQ, from the coding sequence ATGAACAGAAAAGGTTTTACGCTTGTGGAAATCATGATTGTTGTCGCTATCATAGCCTTATTGGCAACAATCGCTATACCGGGTTTGTTAAGAACTAGGTTAACTGCTAATGAATCAAACGCTATTGCTGGTTTAAGGGCAGTGGCGACAGCCGCAGAGACCTATCGTACAGCACAGGTTTCTCCTGTATATCCGCCAAACCTTGCTGCTTTGACAGGGGCAAACCCAGCTTTTATTACTGGTTTTGTCGGCACAACTAAGAACGGATATGTGTATGCTGTTACAGCAGGAACGGATGCTATCAATACTTTTACTGCGACTGCTGATCCGAGTACTCCGGGTACAACTGGTAACAGGTATTTCTGTATTGATCACACCGGGATTATGAGAGGTTCTACTGCTGGTGCTGTGGCTACGACTGGAGATGTATGTTCCACCGCTGCTGCACAGGTAGGGCAATAG
- a CDS encoding DUF4900 domain-containing protein, whose translation MNNNRGMVLAVSLMVMAVLLIVVGAYFSGVFTEKRSADRNLYTIQALSLAEAGANHAVSELRRRIRIDINSRIAKVTTSSTFSAYATNPLGVLSAFAYPNAGTPFSVNSGVATLTIANSSLDGIIQGNYSAVISVQANGAPTINATLDIFEFPYKYSVISQGNITNTNPSVTRQVMLSEGEFKITIRRDNFAKFALFTSHHSTPSGTTVWFTADTNFNGPVSTNDRFSFANDPSATFSELVTQHQTKAQFYNLGNPVSKDADYNSVMVAGVDVMRDKPIFNAGFTRGFGIINLSPSITQTQLKTQALGGMPDNTNGIFVPNNGTAVTGGIYVRGNQGQSNDNPTIVMSVGAAGPVYTITRSGTTKVITLNYTANTTTVVDGSNTKVYTGIPDGVSHEGVLIYVNDDIASLAGVVEGNTKVTVSSERDINITNNITYQNYNTTPTLNATGYNNVLGILSWGGDVIIAKTAPNNLVMHGVVMAHNGIFTVDDYNKGSPRGNVTLLGGTITDFYGAFGTFSQGSGQLTGYGRNFIYDARMLNGTTPPYFPYMTNFAVFDDGKLDSRLTWHDMGI comes from the coding sequence ATGAATAACAATAGAGGAATGGTTTTAGCTGTTTCTTTGATGGTTATGGCGGTGCTTCTTATTGTCGTAGGAGCTTATTTTAGCGGTGTTTTTACTGAGAAACGCTCCGCGGACAGGAATTTATATACTATTCAGGCGTTAAGCCTTGCCGAGGCTGGAGCAAATCATGCCGTAAGCGAATTGCGCCGGCGCATCCGAATTGATATAAACTCCCGCATAGCAAAAGTTACTACTTCGTCAACCTTTAGCGCTTATGCCACAAACCCTTTAGGGGTTTTATCCGCTTTCGCCTATCCTAATGCCGGGACGCCTTTCTCGGTGAATTCCGGGGTTGCGACTTTAACTATCGCGAATTCTTCTTTGGACGGCATTATTCAAGGAAATTATTCCGCGGTTATTTCAGTCCAGGCTAATGGCGCGCCTACTATTAACGCTACTCTGGATATATTTGAATTTCCTTATAAATATTCTGTTATTTCGCAAGGCAATATTACAAATACTAATCCGTCAGTTACCAGGCAGGTTATGCTTTCGGAAGGAGAATTTAAGATAACCATCCGCCGCGATAACTTCGCTAAATTCGCGCTTTTTACTTCGCATCACTCTACTCCTTCAGGCACAACTGTCTGGTTTACCGCGGATACAAATTTCAACGGGCCTGTTTCTACTAATGACCGTTTTAGTTTTGCCAATGATCCCAGCGCTACCTTCTCGGAATTAGTTACCCAACACCAGACTAAGGCGCAGTTTTATAATCTGGGAAACCCCGTATCAAAAGACGCGGATTATAATTCGGTTATGGTTGCCGGCGTGGATGTCATGCGGGATAAGCCTATTTTTAATGCAGGATTTACGCGGGGATTCGGGATAATTAATCTATCGCCTTCAATTACTCAAACCCAACTTAAGACTCAAGCCTTAGGCGGAATGCCTGATAATACTAACGGGATATTTGTCCCCAATAACGGCACAGCGGTTACCGGAGGAATTTATGTGCGGGGCAACCAGGGGCAAAGCAATGACAATCCTACAATTGTTATGTCGGTTGGAGCGGCCGGCCCGGTTTATACTATTACCCGTTCCGGCACCACTAAGGTAATTACTTTGAATTATACGGCCAATACCACAACCGTTGTTGACGGCAGTAATACTAAAGTTTATACCGGAATACCCGATGGGGTAAGCCATGAGGGCGTGCTCATCTATGTGAATGATGATATCGCCAGCCTTGCCGGGGTAGTAGAGGGCAATACCAAGGTTACTGTTTCAAGCGAGCGTGACATCAACATTACCAATAATATTACTTACCAGAATTATAATACTACTCCTACTTTAAATGCTACCGGGTATAACAATGTTTTAGGGATACTTTCCTGGGGAGGGGATGTGATTATCGCCAAGACTGCGCCTAATAATTTAGTGATGCACGGGGTAGTCATGGCGCATAATGGGATATTTACGGTTGATGATTATAATAAGGGCTCTCCCCGCGGCAATGTTACCTTATTAGGCGGCACAATTACGGATTTCTATGGGGCATTCGGCACCTTTAGCCAGGGTTCAGGCCAGTTGACTGGCTATGGCAGGAATTTTATCTATGACGCGCGCATGTTGAACGGCACAACCCCGCCCTATTTTCCGTATATGACCAATTTCGCGGTTTTTGATGATGGGAAATTGGATAGCCGGTTAACATGGCACGACATGGGGATTTAA
- a CDS encoding SDR family oxidoreductase, translating into MRYSKVLVTGGAGFIGSHLCDRLLKDGWQVICMDNLITGSLDNIEGIIKNKHFCFVKHDVSKYISIKEKVDFVLHFASCASPDDYLKHPIQTLKAGALGTHNALGVAMKNKAGFLLASTSEVYGDPLVHPQPESYWGNVNSVGIRGCYDEAKRFAEAMTMAYHRTHKVDTRIIRIFNTYGEFMRINDGRVVPNFIYQALNNKPLTVYGKGAQTRSFCYVSDLVDGIVRLMGKKFHDPVNLGNPGEFTIMELADLVLKITNSKSKIIYKPLPQDDPKQRKPDISRARRLLGWQPKIKLQEGLETTIHWFQSNP; encoded by the coding sequence ATGCGTTATTCTAAAGTTCTTGTTACTGGCGGAGCGGGGTTTATCGGCTCGCATTTATGCGACCGTTTGCTTAAAGACGGTTGGCAGGTTATTTGTATGGATAATTTAATTACCGGTTCCTTGGATAATATAGAGGGGATTATCAAAAATAAACATTTTTGTTTTGTAAAACATGATGTTAGTAAGTACATATCTATAAAGGAAAAGGTGGATTTTGTCCTGCATTTTGCTTCTTGCGCATCTCCCGATGATTATCTAAAACACCCCATACAGACCTTAAAGGCCGGAGCTTTAGGCACGCATAATGCTTTAGGCGTGGCGATGAAAAACAAAGCCGGATTCTTATTGGCATCTACTTCTGAAGTTTACGGGGATCCATTAGTCCATCCTCAACCGGAAAGTTACTGGGGAAATGTAAATAGCGTGGGCATCCGCGGATGCTATGATGAGGCAAAACGTTTTGCCGAAGCAATGACTATGGCTTACCACAGAACGCACAAAGTAGATACAAGGATAATTCGTATTTTCAATACCTACGGCGAATTTATGAGAATTAATGATGGCAGGGTGGTCCCGAATTTTATTTATCAGGCGTTGAATAATAAACCTTTGACTGTGTATGGAAAGGGCGCGCAAACCCGCAGTTTCTGTTATGTTTCGGATTTGGTGGATGGGATTGTCCGCCTAATGGGGAAAAAGTTCCATGACCCGGTTAATTTAGGCAATCCCGGAGAGTTTACTATTATGGAATTGGCGGATTTGGTCCTTAAGATTACCAATTCTAAAAGCAAGATTATCTATAAGCCGCTTCCCCAAGATGACCCCAAACAAAGAAAACCCGATATCTCCCGCGCCAGGCGCCTGCTTGGTTGGCAGCCAAAAATCAAACTCCAAGAAGGCTTGGAAACAACCATCCACTGGTTTCAGTCTAATCCCTGA
- a CDS encoding type II secretion system GspH family protein encodes MVDNKKAQSLVAIMIVVAVIALFLRIFIGQFLESMLTQNESEALSSLKLVSAALENYAKDHLGAYPESLDMLLKAQPPYLDKDYSAQGALRGYLLECPRTDPTGYSCVSAPARCNFTGRKKYAVTTAGVFSQENCFKAGK; translated from the coding sequence ATGGTGGATAATAAGAAAGCGCAAAGTTTAGTGGCAATAATGATAGTTGTGGCAGTAATTGCTCTTTTCTTGCGTATTTTTATCGGGCAGTTTTTGGAGTCGATGCTGACTCAGAATGAATCAGAGGCTTTATCATCTTTAAAATTAGTGTCCGCGGCGCTGGAGAATTATGCCAAAGACCATTTAGGCGCCTATCCAGAGTCTTTGGATATGCTTTTAAAGGCACAACCGCCATATTTAGATAAAGATTATTCGGCGCAGGGCGCGCTTAGGGGGTATCTGTTGGAATGCCCGCGCACAGATCCTACAGGCTATAGTTGTGTTAGTGCTCCGGCACGCTGTAATTTTACCGGTAGAAAAAAATACGCAGTTACTACGGCAGGAGTTTTTAGTCAGGAAAATTGTTTTAAGGCTGGGAAATAA
- a CDS encoding type II secretion system GspH family protein — protein sequence MNKKSFTLVELVISLAVFLVLFTAVLALLTNSNNSWKRQQGNLTSQAQARKLTNEVGRILRQANAQWLIGGVTYSAVISDSNQRIDFYAPVFNGSGAITQLNKITFKLDPTDTTRLLKKEGSNPAVIVANGVSSISFNGGCANCTSYTCTTVDVTCPVVKLSVTTHNQNDFSLDSEVTLRNRNSNLDSSVSVSEPPAGEF from the coding sequence ATGAACAAGAAGAGTTTTACTTTGGTTGAGTTAGTGATTTCTTTAGCGGTATTTCTGGTTTTATTTACTGCGGTTCTTGCGTTGTTGACGAATTCCAATAATAGTTGGAAACGCCAGCAGGGGAATTTAACTTCTCAAGCTCAAGCGCGCAAACTCACCAATGAGGTTGGCCGTATTTTACGCCAAGCTAACGCTCAATGGCTGATAGGGGGCGTTACTTATTCTGCTGTAATTAGCGATTCTAACCAAAGGATTGATTTTTACGCCCCTGTTTTTAATGGTTCAGGCGCAATAACCCAGTTGAATAAAATTACTTTTAAGCTTGACCCCACGGATACTACCAGGTTGTTAAAAAAGGAAGGCAGTAACCCTGCGGTAATCGTGGCTAATGGCGTTTCCAGCATAAGTTTTAACGGCGGCTGCGCAAATTGCACTTCATATACTTGTACTACGGTTGATGTAACTTGTCCTGTGGTAAAGTTAAGCGTAACTACTCATAACCAGAATGATTTTTCTTTAGATTCCGAAGTTACTTTACGCAATCGCAATTCTAATCTTGATTCAAGTGTAAGCGTATCTGAACCTCCAGCGGGAGAGTTTTAG
- a CDS encoding prepilin-type N-terminal cleavage/methylation domain-containing protein: MRLKNKNGFTLIETMLSGFLLAFVLSGMLLLYVNFMTLGDLIRQITLASNAAQAQLESLKNMDFNNVVTDTDGFSVAGFPAGTARGAVEVVATEYADLKEVRITVSFVSKGGRIIGEDTNLDGQWQSSEDTNGNGFLDSPVEIITFVSR, encoded by the coding sequence ATGCGCTTGAAGAATAAAAATGGATTTACTTTAATTGAGACTATGCTAAGCGGATTTTTGCTGGCCTTTGTTTTAAGCGGCATGCTTTTACTTTATGTCAATTTTATGACTTTGGGGGATTTAATCCGGCAGATCACTTTGGCAAGTAACGCTGCTCAAGCCCAGTTGGAAAGCTTAAAGAATATGGATTTTAATAATGTTGTTACTGACACGGATGGTTTTAGTGTTGCGGGTTTTCCAGCTGGTACCGCGCGTGGAGCCGTAGAGGTTGTTGCCACAGAATACGCGGATTTAAAAGAAGTAAGAATTACCGTATCTTTTGTTTCAAAGGGCGGAAGAATCATTGGAGAAGATACTAATCTTGACGGACAGTGGCAGTCCAGCGAAGATACTAATGGCAACGGGTTTTTAGATTCTCCGGTTGAGATAATTACTTTTGTGTCCAGGTAG
- a CDS encoding four helix bundle protein has product MDFIERVYLKTSKFPQSECYGLTSQVRRAAVSIALNIAEGSGSGSDLEFKRFLNIALRSSYEKFTMR; this is encoded by the coding sequence ATGGATTTTATTGAACGGGTGTATTTAAAAACCAGTAAATTCCCGCAATCAGAATGTTATGGTTTGACTTCTCAAGTTAGAAGAGCGGCCGTGTCAATAGCGCTTAATATAGCTGAAGGCAGTGGTTCAGGTTCTGATTTAGAGTTTAAAAGGTTTCTTAATATTGCTTTACGTTCTTCTTATGAGAAGTTCACAATGCGATGA